The following DNA comes from Nitrogeniibacter aestuarii.
GATGGAGGCGACCAAGCCGGTGGCCATGCACTACGGCGGCGACGCCCATCCCTACCGCTTCGGGGGGTATACCTATTATTACTCGAGGGTGAAGATGGCCACGAAAGGCACGATCACCGTCGACGGGCAGACCTACCACGTGACCGGCACCAGCTGGTTCGATCGTCAGTACGGCGAGCTGTACCAGGCCATTGTGAAGGGCTGGCAGTGGTTCGCCATCGAACTCGATGACGATCGCCAGATCATGCTGTACGACATTCTCGGCAAGACCAACGCGGTGGAACGGGCAGGCTCCATCACCGATGCCGAGGGCAACACGCGGCCCATCGCAGGCCATCAGTTCAGCGTCGAGGTGCTCGGCCAATGGAAGAGTCCGCACACGGGTTGTACCTATCCGTCCGGCTGGCGGGTTCACGTCGAGGATGAAGTCTTCGAGGTTCAGCCTATGGTGAAGGATCAGGAGCTGCGGGCCAGTCATGGTTTCTGGCCGGGCCCCGAGTACTGGGAGGGCGCAGCGACGGTCGACGGTCAGGTCGACGGCAAGGCCTATGTGGAGCTCAATGGATTCTGTCGGGGTGTTGAAGGCAGCTTCGCGCCCTGAGGGCCCGCCCATCGGGCGAGGCCCGTCCATGCCCGGCCAGCGGTCGGGCTGGATGCGTTCGCTCGTGGCCTGTGCCGCCGTACTGGTGGTGCTTGCGTCGCCCTGGCTCGGCGCCGTTGCCGCCGACGAGCAGGACGCACGCCGCGTCACCGTCGGCATCAACGTATTCCCCGCAGTCCTTGCCGCCGATCGAGACATCGAAGCCAAACGCTCCGCCTCTGGCGAACTGACCCTGCTCATCGTCCACCGCGATGATGCCGCCCTGGCCGACCGCCTGGCCGAAGTCCTCAAGGACAAGGGTGCGGTGCGCGGCGCGCCGATCCGGGTCGAGGTGCTGACCGTGGACGCGCTCGGCACGCGCGGGCCTGATGGCGTGGCGGGTGTCTTCATTGCGCAGCGGCTGGGCGACCGGGTTCCGTCGGTCGCCATCTATTGCAACCAGAAGCGCGTGTTGTGTTTTTCTCCTTTTGAAGGTGATGTGGAGCGCGGCATTGCTGCGGGCATTGCGGTCAGCGACCGCGTGCTGCCCTATGTGAATGTGACCGCCCTGGGCCAGGCCGGCCTGCGCATCAAACCCTTCTTCATGCGGATAGCCGAACGATATGAGTAAGCCCGCTCAGCGCCGCCGCCTGCGAAAACGTCTGCCGGCCGGCGTGGCCGTTACACCCCTGTTCCTTGCCCTGATGGTGGTGCTGGCGGCGTTCGTTGCCTATTACTGGTTTGCCGTGCTCGCGCCCCAGCTCGATGCCAACGCCCGGGCCAGCGCGACGGCACTGGCCGACTCCCAGGCCAGGACGCTCGAAGACGCCATGGCCGAGCCCGATCCGCAGGCGGCGCGGCGCCAGCTGGCCAGCGCCATGGATGAGTTGCTGATCGCGCGCGAGCCCACCACGGGCGAGCCCATCTTTCTCGGTGTCCGCACCGAAATCGACTACGACATGGTCGCTGCACCCGACGGCCTGTTCGACATCGCCAAGCGCAGCGGCGCGTGCGACGACTGTCTGCAGATCGATGTGCCGCTGTATTCGCGCGCGGGTCGTGAATTGATCGGGATAGCCCAGTTCGACGCCAATCTGGTGTTTCTGAAGGCACTGCGTGCCGATGTGCGCAACAAGCTGTCCATCGGTGCCGCGCTGTTGCTGGTGGTCATCGGCGGCATCTGGTGGGCGGTGGTGAACCTGCTGCGCAAGATTGCCCGCAGCGAACGCAACCTGCGCAATGTTTTCGAGGCTGCACCGGTGCCGATGGTGCTGGTGCGTCAGCGCGACGACCGCATCCTCAAGGGCAATCAGGCCGCGGCGGATCTGTTTGGCGTGCCGGTGAGCGACCTGGCGACGCTGAAGGGCGAAGAAGTGCATGTCAGCCAGGGCGACATGCGCCCCCTCAGTGGCCCCGGCGCCGCACAGACCGACGTGGAGGGGCGCGAGATCGTCATCGAAGCGGCTGACCGAACGAAACATTGGGTGCTGACTTCGTCGCATCCGATCGGTTTCCTCGACGAGGCGGCCCATATCATCAGCTACGCCGACATCACCGCGCTCAAGCAGATCCAGCAGGAGTTGACCGACGCCAAGGACGCTGCCGAGCAGGCAACCCGCGCCAAGAGCCTGTTCGTGGCCAACATGAGCCACGAGATCCGCACGCCGCTCAATGCCGTCACCGGTTTCTGCCACCTGGCCGAACGCACGCAGCTCGACGCCAAGCAACGCGGCTATCTCACCTCGATCCGCAAGGCGACGGATCTGCTGCTGGGCGTGATCAACAACATCCTCGATTTCTCCAAGCTCGACGCCGGCAAGCTCGAACTGGACGAAGTGGACTTCAGCGTCGCGGCCATGGTGAGCGATCTGCTCGACATGTTCGGCGTGCTCGCTGATCGCAAGGGCCTCGCGCTCGATGCCCATGTGGGTGACGAGGTGCCGGATGCGGTGCTCGGCGACGAACACCGCATCAAGCAGGTGCTGACCAATCTCATCGGCAACGCGCTCAAGTTCACCGAAGACGGGCGGGTCAAGCTGAGTGTCGATCTGGTGGAGATGAAAGACGCTGACCTGCTGCTGCGCTTCGAGGTCAGCGACACCGGGATCGGCATCTCCGCCAGCGCCATCGAATGCCTGTTCCAGTCCTTCACCCAGGCCGACAGCTCGATTACCCGCAAACACGGCGGTACGGGGCTGGGCCTGGCCATCAGCCGGTCGCTTGTCGAGCTGATGGGCGGCGAGATCGGGGTAAACAGCGAGCCCGGTCAAGGCAGCCAGTTCTGGTTCACCGTGCGTCTTGCCGCAGCCACCGGACCGATACTCAAGCGTCCCCAGAAGCGCACCACGGCCACCGTGCGTCGCGGCGCCAAGGTGCTGGTGGTGGACGACAACAACATCAACCGGCGCATCATGGTCGAGTTGCTCGATGCCCTGGGCATTCGCGCCGATGTGGCCAGCGACGGGGCCGAGGCGTTGGTCGCGGTGGACAACAAGTCCTTCGATCTGGTGCTGATGGATCTGCAGATGCCCAACATGGACGGCTACGAAGCGACGGCGCGCCTGCGTGAGCGCTTCGATGCCCAGCGGTTGCCCATCATTGCCATGACCGCACATGGCCGAGAGGAGGACAAGGTCAAGTGCCTGTCGGCCGGGATGAATGCGCATCTGCCCAAGCCGATCGACCCCGCCGAACTGGCCTCCGTGCTCGGCCACTGGCTGGCGGTGTCGTCACCGGGGGGCATCGAGGGCGCCAGACTCGGTTGGCCCGAGGAGCTGCCCGGCCTGCATGTGGCTGCCGGGCTCGCCCGTGCCGGACACAAGCCCGGTTTGTACCGGCAGCTGCTTGCCGAATTTGCGCAGGATCATGCCGGCAGTGCGCAGCGCCTGCAGCAGTCGGTGGAGGCGGGCGATTCGGTCGTGGCTGCACGCATCGCGCACAACCTCAAGGGCACGGCTGCCAACCTGGGCGCTCGCACCCTGGAGCAGAGCCTGCAAAGCTTCGAGCGCGCTCAGCGCGAGCATCTGGATGTTGCCGAGGCACTTGATGGCGTGCAGGCCGCACTCGAGGAGGTGCTGAAATCCATTGGGGACCTCAGCCCGGTCGAACGCGACGCGTCCGTCAGCGGCGTCGACGAGCGGGCGGTGCCCCGGCTGATCGAAGCCCTGGATACCTCATTGAGAGAAGGCAATTTCGAGGCCGCCCAGCGCCTCGACGCCCTGACTGCCGCACTCGGCGGACGCAACGCGGCCGAACTGGGTGTGCTGAGTCAGGCCGTGCGTGCCTTTGATTTCGCGGCAGCACGTGCTGCGCTGCGCAAGCTGCATGAATCGCTATCGATCACTTCCGGAGGCCAAGAGCGTGATTGAATCGAAACCGCGCGTGCTCATCGTCGATGACGAGCGCTCCAACATCAATATCCTGGGCAACCTGCTGGTGCCCGAATTCGATGTGCTGGTCGCGACCGATGGTCCGACAGCGCTGGCGCGTGCGGCCGGCGAGATGCGCCCCGATCTCATTCTGCTCGACGTGATCATGCCCGGTATGGATGGTCATGAGGTGTGTCGGCGGCTCAAGGACGACCCCGAGACTCACGACATCCCGGTCATTTTCATCTCCGCCATGAGCGAGGAAGACGACGAGGCCACCGGGCTGAAGATCGGCGCGGTCGACTACGTGACCAAGCCCTTTGCGCCGGCCATTCTCAAGATGCGCATCCGCACGCACGTGGAGCTCAAACGTCTGCGCGATCACTGGCAACGCCTGTCCACGGTCGATGGACTCACCCAGGTGGCCAATCGCCGTGCCTTTGACGATGCCTTGGCCGGCGCCTGGCGTTGCGGTATTCGCCAGCAACAGCCGCTGGCCCTGATTCTGGCCGATGTGGATCACTTCAAGGCCTACAACGATCACCACGGTCATGCGGCGGGCGACCAGTGCCTGAAGACCGTTGCCAGCCTCATGAGCAGTCAGGTCAAGCGTGCCTGCGATCTCGTGGCGCGCTATGGCGGTGAGGAATTCGTGTGCCTGATGCCCGGTGTGGAGATCGACGGCGCACGTCTCATCGCCCAGCGCATGTGCGACGCCGTCCGCGGTCATCGCATGGCCCACGAACACCCGGATGTTGACGGTCTGGTGAGTGTCAG
Coding sequences within:
- a CDS encoding YfiR family protein; the protein is MPGQRSGWMRSLVACAAVLVVLASPWLGAVAADEQDARRVTVGINVFPAVLAADRDIEAKRSASGELTLLIVHRDDAALADRLAEVLKDKGAVRGAPIRVEVLTVDALGTRGPDGVAGVFIAQRLGDRVPSVAIYCNQKRVLCFSPFEGDVERGIAAGIAVSDRVLPYVNVTALGQAGLRIKPFFMRIAERYE
- a CDS encoding diguanylate cyclase, with the translated sequence MIESKPRVLIVDDERSNINILGNLLVPEFDVLVATDGPTALARAAGEMRPDLILLDVIMPGMDGHEVCRRLKDDPETHDIPVIFISAMSEEDDEATGLKIGAVDYVTKPFAPAILKMRIRTHVELKRLRDHWQRLSTVDGLTQVANRRAFDDALAGAWRCGIRQQQPLALILADVDHFKAYNDHHGHAAGDQCLKTVASLMSSQVKRACDLVARYGGEEFVCLMPGVEIDGARLIAQRMCDAVRGHRMAHEHPDVDGLVSVSLGVAAIVPDTGFSPEHLLAQADQRLYEAKRAGRNRVCAGELGEPFGPPVGDLS
- a CDS encoding hybrid sensor histidine kinase/response regulator, with amino-acid sequence MSKPAQRRRLRKRLPAGVAVTPLFLALMVVLAAFVAYYWFAVLAPQLDANARASATALADSQARTLEDAMAEPDPQAARRQLASAMDELLIAREPTTGEPIFLGVRTEIDYDMVAAPDGLFDIAKRSGACDDCLQIDVPLYSRAGRELIGIAQFDANLVFLKALRADVRNKLSIGAALLLVVIGGIWWAVVNLLRKIARSERNLRNVFEAAPVPMVLVRQRDDRILKGNQAAADLFGVPVSDLATLKGEEVHVSQGDMRPLSGPGAAQTDVEGREIVIEAADRTKHWVLTSSHPIGFLDEAAHIISYADITALKQIQQELTDAKDAAEQATRAKSLFVANMSHEIRTPLNAVTGFCHLAERTQLDAKQRGYLTSIRKATDLLLGVINNILDFSKLDAGKLELDEVDFSVAAMVSDLLDMFGVLADRKGLALDAHVGDEVPDAVLGDEHRIKQVLTNLIGNALKFTEDGRVKLSVDLVEMKDADLLLRFEVSDTGIGISASAIECLFQSFTQADSSITRKHGGTGLGLAISRSLVELMGGEIGVNSEPGQGSQFWFTVRLAAATGPILKRPQKRTTATVRRGAKVLVVDDNNINRRIMVELLDALGIRADVASDGAEALVAVDNKSFDLVLMDLQMPNMDGYEATARLRERFDAQRLPIIAMTAHGREEDKVKCLSAGMNAHLPKPIDPAELASVLGHWLAVSSPGGIEGARLGWPEELPGLHVAAGLARAGHKPGLYRQLLAEFAQDHAGSAQRLQQSVEAGDSVVAARIAHNLKGTAANLGARTLEQSLQSFERAQREHLDVAEALDGVQAALEEVLKSIGDLSPVERDASVSGVDERAVPRLIEALDTSLREGNFEAAQRLDALTAALGGRNAAELGVLSQAVRAFDFAAARAALRKLHESLSITSGGQERD